The region TTCCTCAGGAGGGTCTCCATGGCCGTCGTGCCGATCGCGCGCCGCAGGTCGTGCAGCGCGCATTTGCCGTAGCCGTAGACGACCGTCGAATACCGGCTCGAGTGGGCGTCCCAGTAGGCCATAGAGTTGGTGATCTTCTCGGCGGACGACTGCCAGGAGACGCTGTTCCAGCAGTTGGTGCCGGACAGGCCGTTGTAGAGGTCGGTGGTGTAGTCGGCGAAAGACTCGTCCAGCCACGGGCTGGTGTACTCGTCGTCACCGACGATGCCGTACCACCACTGGTGGGCCAGTTCGTGGGCGAGCGCCGTGGAGCTGATCACGTCGAGCACGAAGCCGGGATACTCCATGCCGCCGAACCAGAAGTTGTTGTCCAGCACCACGTCCACCTCGGCGTACGGGAAGGTGCCGAACCGCCCGGCATGGGCGACCAGAGCGTTCTTGGCGGTGGTCATCATCGAGCTCGCGCTGCTCGAACTGATCGAGCTCACCCGGTAGACGTTCACCGTGACGCCGGTGGTCGTGGTGCCCGTGGTCTTCGTGAACGGCCCGGCCGCCCACGCGAACTCGCGGACGTTCTTCGCGGTGGCCCGGGTGACCGTACGGCCGGAGGCGCCCGGCGTGTCGACGGACGTGCCGGTGGCGGGCACGAGCAGCGACGTCGGATGGTCGAGCGTGACGTCGAAGTCGCCTATGAGCGCGTAGAAGGACTCCCCGTTGTTCGTGTAGGGGTCGAGGTGCCATCCGCTCGCGTCGCGGACCGCCAGGACCGGCAGCGCGTTCCCGACGAAGTTGTAGGACCCGTCGCGGCCGAACCGGTCGGCGCCACTGGGCACCACGATGCTCAGGTCGAACCCGACCGAGGCGCTCTGGTTCTGGGCGAGCGCGGCGGGTAACGCGATCTTCATCGCGGTGCAGCTTACGGACAGGGCGGACGGCGTGCCCCCGGTCACGTTGGACACCGTGATCGGAGTGGACGGGCACGCCCCGTGGGCGTTGTCCCACAACCGGAGGTAGACCTCCGTCAGGGGGTCGGCGGACGCGTTGGTGAAGGTGACGCTCTCGTGGCCCGTCCAGGTGGTGCCCGAGGCGTTGCCGCTCAGGGTGACGGTGTAGGAGGGTTTCGACGGAGTCCGGACGCCGTCCGCGGCGTGGGCCGCCGGCGGGACACCCAGGACGAGGAGCGACACCGCGGCCGCGGCGGAGATCAGGACACGTCGCAGC is a window of Microbispora sp. NBC_01189 DNA encoding:
- a CDS encoding M1 family metallopeptidase, whose amino-acid sequence is MLRRVLISAAAAVSLLVLGVPPAAHAADGVRTPSKPSYTVTLSGNASGTTWTGHESVTFTNASADPLTEVYLRLWDNAHGACPSTPITVSNVTGGTPSALSVSCTAMKIALPAALAQNQSASVGFDLSIVVPSGADRFGRDGSYNFVGNALPVLAVRDASGWHLDPYTNNGESFYALIGDFDVTLDHPTSLLVPATGTSVDTPGASGRTVTRATAKNVREFAWAAGPFTKTTGTTTTGVTVNVYRVSSISSSSASSMMTTAKNALVAHAGRFGTFPYAEVDVVLDNNFWFGGMEYPGFVLDVISSTALAHELAHQWWYGIVGDDEYTSPWLDESFADYTTDLYNGLSGTNCWNSVSWQSSAEKITNSMAYWDAHSSRYSTVVYGYGKCALHDLRRAIGTTAMETLLRNYAAAHWYGISTTADFKAAAQAATSVSLSSFWTTHRIDG